A single region of the Lotus japonicus ecotype B-129 chromosome 4, LjGifu_v1.2 genome encodes:
- the LOC130711712 gene encoding putative oxidoreductase TDA3, whose translation MIPVAGILRSPVILLPRNGIRITTSELIQPAPPMNSPKRVVVCGGGAIGVCTAYFLAKKGAAVTLIEKSEVACAASGKAGGFLALDWCDGGPVEQQARASFNLHRSLSDELDGPQSYGYRPLTTLSLTVTESQAPAAAASGSVPLPSWVDGPVCGSRTIGTVETTAQVHPRLFTRTLIERAVERHGVEVVIGKLESVVVDGGRVGSVVLEGGRVVETDAVVLALGPWSSKLGLLSSLFRVYGLKADSIVFEPREPNAITPHALSLSYYPSKRGSPLEIEVYPRPSPTEEVYVCVVSAEEEVPDDPDEIRSKPEWIGMLKRVAKTVSSHLGEEGVKAEQACFLPCTDDGVPVIGELPGVRGCYVATGHSCWGILNAPATGAAMAELIIDGHSSIVDLRRFSPARFVVSTKV comes from the exons ATGATTCCAGTGGCGGGGATTTTGCGGTCACCGGTAATCCTCCTTCCCCGTAACGGAATTCGCATCACTACATCGGAGTTGATTCAGCCAGCGCCGCCCATGAATTCGCCGAAGCGAGTGGTTGTCTGCGGCGGCGGAGCCATTGGTGTCTGCACCGCTTACTTCCTAGCCAAGAAGGGCGCCGCCGTCACCCTCATCGAGAAATCCGAAGTCGCGTGCGCCGCTTCCGGAAAAGCCGGCGGATTCCTCGCCCTGGACTGGTGCGACGGAGGTCCAGTTGAGCAGCAGGCTCGCGCGAGCTTCAATCTCCACCGTTCCCTCTCCGACGAGCTAGACGGTCCACAATCCTACGGTTACAGACCCCTCACCACTCTCAGCCTCACCGTCACCGAATCCCAAGCCCCCGCCGCCGCTGCCTCCGGCAGCGTCCCCTTGCCGTCTTGGGTCGACGGGCCGGTTTGCGGGAGCAGAACGATTGGGACTGTTGAAACGACAGCGCAGGTGCATCCGCGGCTTTTCACTCGCACGCTGATTGAGAGAGCGGTGGAGAGGCACGGTGTGGAGGTGGTGATTGGGAAATTGGAGAGTGTGGTGGTGGATGGCGGAAGAGTTGGATCGGTGGTTCTGGAAGGAGGGCGAGTCGTGGAGACTGATGCGGTGGTGTTGGCATTGGGCCCTTGGTCTAGTAAGCTGGGCTTGTTGTCTTCACTGTTTAGAGTTTATGGGCTTAAGGCTGATAGTATTGTTTTTGAGCCCAGAGAGCCCAATGCCATAACCCCTCACGCACTCTCTCTCAGCTATTATCCCTCCAAACGAGGATCACCTCTTGAGATTGAAGTGTACCCTCGCCCCAGCCCCACAG AGGAGGTGTATGTGTGTGTGGTGTCAGCGGAGGAAGAGGTACCAGATGATCCAGATGAGATTAGGAGTAAGCCTGAGTGGATTGGGATGCTGAAGAGGGTGGCTAAGACGGTGTCAAGTCATTTGGGGGAGGAAGGAGTGAAGGCAGAGCAAGCGTGCTTCTTGCCTTGCACTGATGATGGGGTTCCTGTCATAGGAGAGCTTCCTGGGGTCAGGGGGTGTTATGTGGCGACAGGACATAGTTGCTGGGGTATTCTCAATGCTCCTGCTACTGGAGCTGCCATGGCTGAGCTCATCATCGATGGTCATTCCAGCATTGTTGATCTTAGGCGGTTTAGTCCTGCTAGATTTGTTGTGTCTACCAAGGTTTAG